A single genomic interval of Helianthus annuus cultivar XRQ/B chromosome 13, HanXRQr2.0-SUNRISE, whole genome shotgun sequence harbors:
- the LOC110898256 gene encoding probable dipeptidyl-peptidase 5 isoform X2 — protein MSQQKLTAPYGSWSSPITSDVVSGAGKTLCGTAVDSFGRLLWLESRPTESGRSVVVKGGDDEATDITPKEFSVRTLANEYGGGDFSVSGDTVFFSNYDDQRLYMQSIGSKESPPPVALSPDFGGPLVAYADGVFDKRFNRYITVREDRRESVSTSVTTIVAVELDESVIQDPKVLISGNDFYAFPRLDNDGKRIAWIEWSHPNMPWDRSQLWVGYISDNGDVYKRVCVAGADPTIVESPTEPKWSSEGELFFITDRNIGFWNLHKWVEADNKVVPVYSLEAEFTRPSWVYSINSYEMINGQKRLIACSYRQKGRSYLGVLDMNKNALTDLQIPFTDLRNITSGANCLYVEGASAIHPLSIAKVTLDDQASKILDFKVIWSSSPTSSKYESYFSSPEFIEFPTGVPGENAYAYYYPPANPMYEASKEEKPPLLLESHGGPTDEAHGSLNLNIQFWTSRGWAFVDVNYGGSSGYGRKFRERLLKNWGIVDVNDCCSCAQFLVKSGKADGERLCITGCSAGGYTTLAALAFKNIFKAGASLFGVADLKMLKEQSVKFEAYYIDNLVGSENAFVERNPMNSVNQFSCPVILFQGLEDKVVNPEQARIIYKALKSKGLPVALVEYEGEQHGFRMAENIKFTLEQQMVFFARLVGHFKVADEFKSVKIDNFD, from the exons ATGTCTCAGCAAAAGCTAACCGCACCCTACGGCTCCTGGTCATCTCCGATCACCTCCGACGTTGTTTCCGGCGCCGGCAAGACTCTCTGTGGAACCGCCGTTGACTCTTTCGGTCGCTTATTGTGGCTTGAATCACGCCCTACTGAATCAGG ACGATCAGTTGTTGTTAAAGGAGGTGATGATGAAGCTACTGACATAACGCCAAAGGAGTTCTCAGTGCGCACACTTGCTAATGAATATGGTGGTGGTGATTTCTCGGTGTCTGGAGATACTGTTTTCTTCTCGAATTATGATGATCAGAGGCTCTACATGCAATCCATTGGTTCTAAAG AATCACCACCACCTGTGGCACTTTCCCCTGATTTTGGTGGACCACTAGTAGCCTATGCTGATGGAGTATTCGATAAAAGGTTTAACCGCTATATCACCGTTCGCGAAG ATCGACGCGAAAGTGTCTCAACCTCTGTCACAACTATTGTAGCAGTTGAACTCGATGAGAGCGTTATTCAAG ATCCAAAGGTGTTAATCAGTGGAAATGATTTCTACGCGTTCCCCAGATTAGATAATGACGGAAAACGGATAGCTTGGATTGAATGGAGCCACCCTAACATGCCATGGGATAGATCCCAACTTTGGGTCGGTTACATTTCTGATAACGG AGACGTATACAAACGTGTATGTGTGGCGGGGGCTGACCCTACCATCGTTGAATCTCCAACTGAGCCAAAGTGGTCATCTGAAG GAGAATTGTTCTTTATCACTGATAGAAATATTGGATTTTGGAATCTTCACAAATGG GTTGAAGCGGATAACAAGGTGGTGCCTGTATATTCATTGGAGGCTGAATTTACAAGACCGTCGTGGGTTTACAGCATAAACTCTTATGAGATGATTAACGGGCAAAAACGCTTAATCGCTTGCAGTTACAG GCAGAAAGGAAGGTCATATCTTGGAGTATTGGACATGAATAAGAATGCGTTAACCGATCTTCAGATTCCATTTACTGATCTACGAAATATT ACTTCAGGTGCAAACTGTCTCTATGTTGAGGGCGCATCTGCAATTCACCCATTGTCGATAGCTAAG GTGACTTTAGACGATCAAGCATCGAAAATTTTGGATTTCAAGGTTATTTGGTCTTCTTCACCGACAAGTTCAAAATACGAGTCCTATTTTAGCTCTCCGGAGTTTATCGAATTTCCAACAGGAGTTCCCGGTGAAAACGCGTATGCATATTATTATCCACCTGCAAATCCTATGTATGAAGCCAGTAAAGAAGAAAAACCACCATTGTTATTAGAGAGCCATG GGGGGCCTACCGATGAAGCACATGGATCCTTGAATCTTAATATCCAGTTTTGGACTAGTCGCGGTTGGGCTTTTGTAGATGTGAATTACGGTGGAAGCTCCG GTTATGGTCGAAAGTTTCGTGAAAGACTTTTGAAGAACTGGGGGATAGTTGATGTCAACGACTGTTGCAGTTGTGCTCAGTTTTTG GTGAAGAGTGGAAAGGCAGATGGTGAACGACTGTGCATAACCGGGTGCTCTGCTGGCGGTTATACGACATTGGCTGCACTTGCTTTCAAGAATATATTCAAAGCTGGAGCTTCTTTGTTTGGT GTAGCTGATCTGAAGATGTTGAAAGAACAAAGTGTCAAGTTTGAAGCCTACTACATTGATAATCTTGTTG GGAGTGAAAATGCTTTCGTCGAACGAAACCCTATGAATTCTGTCAATCAGTTTTCGTGCCCCGTTATCCTCTTTCAAGGATTGGAAGACAAG GTGGTAAATCCTGAACAAGCAAGAATAATATACAAAGCATTGAAATCAAAAGGATTACCAGTTGCCCTTGTGGAATATGAAGGCGAGCAGCATGGTTTTCGAATG GCTGAAAATATTAAGTTTACACTTGAACAACAAATGGTGTTTTTCGCGCGTTTAGTGGGACACTTCAAGGTCGCAGATGAGTTTAAGTCTGTCAAAATTGATAACTTTGATTAG
- the LOC110898256 gene encoding probable dipeptidyl-peptidase 5 isoform X1, whose protein sequence is MSQQKLTAPYGSWSSPITSDVVSGAGKTLCGTAVDSFGRLLWLESRPTESGRSVVVKGGDDEATDITPKEFSVRTLANEYGGGDFSVSGDTVFFSNYDDQRLYMQSIGSKAESPPPVALSPDFGGPLVAYADGVFDKRFNRYITVREDRRESVSTSVTTIVAVELDESVIQDPKVLISGNDFYAFPRLDNDGKRIAWIEWSHPNMPWDRSQLWVGYISDNGDVYKRVCVAGADPTIVESPTEPKWSSEGELFFITDRNIGFWNLHKWVEADNKVVPVYSLEAEFTRPSWVYSINSYEMINGQKRLIACSYRQKGRSYLGVLDMNKNALTDLQIPFTDLRNITSGANCLYVEGASAIHPLSIAKVTLDDQASKILDFKVIWSSSPTSSKYESYFSSPEFIEFPTGVPGENAYAYYYPPANPMYEASKEEKPPLLLESHGGPTDEAHGSLNLNIQFWTSRGWAFVDVNYGGSSGYGRKFRERLLKNWGIVDVNDCCSCAQFLVKSGKADGERLCITGCSAGGYTTLAALAFKNIFKAGASLFGVADLKMLKEQSVKFEAYYIDNLVGSENAFVERNPMNSVNQFSCPVILFQGLEDKVVNPEQARIIYKALKSKGLPVALVEYEGEQHGFRMAENIKFTLEQQMVFFARLVGHFKVADEFKSVKIDNFD, encoded by the exons ATGTCTCAGCAAAAGCTAACCGCACCCTACGGCTCCTGGTCATCTCCGATCACCTCCGACGTTGTTTCCGGCGCCGGCAAGACTCTCTGTGGAACCGCCGTTGACTCTTTCGGTCGCTTATTGTGGCTTGAATCACGCCCTACTGAATCAGG ACGATCAGTTGTTGTTAAAGGAGGTGATGATGAAGCTACTGACATAACGCCAAAGGAGTTCTCAGTGCGCACACTTGCTAATGAATATGGTGGTGGTGATTTCTCGGTGTCTGGAGATACTGTTTTCTTCTCGAATTATGATGATCAGAGGCTCTACATGCAATCCATTGGTTCTAAAG CAGAATCACCACCACCTGTGGCACTTTCCCCTGATTTTGGTGGACCACTAGTAGCCTATGCTGATGGAGTATTCGATAAAAGGTTTAACCGCTATATCACCGTTCGCGAAG ATCGACGCGAAAGTGTCTCAACCTCTGTCACAACTATTGTAGCAGTTGAACTCGATGAGAGCGTTATTCAAG ATCCAAAGGTGTTAATCAGTGGAAATGATTTCTACGCGTTCCCCAGATTAGATAATGACGGAAAACGGATAGCTTGGATTGAATGGAGCCACCCTAACATGCCATGGGATAGATCCCAACTTTGGGTCGGTTACATTTCTGATAACGG AGACGTATACAAACGTGTATGTGTGGCGGGGGCTGACCCTACCATCGTTGAATCTCCAACTGAGCCAAAGTGGTCATCTGAAG GAGAATTGTTCTTTATCACTGATAGAAATATTGGATTTTGGAATCTTCACAAATGG GTTGAAGCGGATAACAAGGTGGTGCCTGTATATTCATTGGAGGCTGAATTTACAAGACCGTCGTGGGTTTACAGCATAAACTCTTATGAGATGATTAACGGGCAAAAACGCTTAATCGCTTGCAGTTACAG GCAGAAAGGAAGGTCATATCTTGGAGTATTGGACATGAATAAGAATGCGTTAACCGATCTTCAGATTCCATTTACTGATCTACGAAATATT ACTTCAGGTGCAAACTGTCTCTATGTTGAGGGCGCATCTGCAATTCACCCATTGTCGATAGCTAAG GTGACTTTAGACGATCAAGCATCGAAAATTTTGGATTTCAAGGTTATTTGGTCTTCTTCACCGACAAGTTCAAAATACGAGTCCTATTTTAGCTCTCCGGAGTTTATCGAATTTCCAACAGGAGTTCCCGGTGAAAACGCGTATGCATATTATTATCCACCTGCAAATCCTATGTATGAAGCCAGTAAAGAAGAAAAACCACCATTGTTATTAGAGAGCCATG GGGGGCCTACCGATGAAGCACATGGATCCTTGAATCTTAATATCCAGTTTTGGACTAGTCGCGGTTGGGCTTTTGTAGATGTGAATTACGGTGGAAGCTCCG GTTATGGTCGAAAGTTTCGTGAAAGACTTTTGAAGAACTGGGGGATAGTTGATGTCAACGACTGTTGCAGTTGTGCTCAGTTTTTG GTGAAGAGTGGAAAGGCAGATGGTGAACGACTGTGCATAACCGGGTGCTCTGCTGGCGGTTATACGACATTGGCTGCACTTGCTTTCAAGAATATATTCAAAGCTGGAGCTTCTTTGTTTGGT GTAGCTGATCTGAAGATGTTGAAAGAACAAAGTGTCAAGTTTGAAGCCTACTACATTGATAATCTTGTTG GGAGTGAAAATGCTTTCGTCGAACGAAACCCTATGAATTCTGTCAATCAGTTTTCGTGCCCCGTTATCCTCTTTCAAGGATTGGAAGACAAG GTGGTAAATCCTGAACAAGCAAGAATAATATACAAAGCATTGAAATCAAAAGGATTACCAGTTGCCCTTGTGGAATATGAAGGCGAGCAGCATGGTTTTCGAATG GCTGAAAATATTAAGTTTACACTTGAACAACAAATGGTGTTTTTCGCGCGTTTAGTGGGACACTTCAAGGTCGCAGATGAGTTTAAGTCTGTCAAAATTGATAACTTTGATTAG